One genomic segment of Pseudonocardia sp. T1-2H includes these proteins:
- a CDS encoding acyl-CoA synthetase — translation MYPGHFAALTPDKPAVIMSDTGEQLTYAELDERSARLARVLHDAGLRPGDDVALLAENTPRTFEVFWAAIRSGLYITAINRHLNPAEIAYILSDCGAKALVVSQRMGAVATDLAAETPGIAVRLAFGGAVDGHQDYEAALAAVSAEPLPDQPRGRDMLYSSGTTGRPKGIKAPLSGMQVDESPDPLLAVFGPVYGLDADTVYLSPAPLYHSAPLRFGGMVHSVGGTVVVMPRFDAAAALAAIERHRVTHSQWVPTMFVRMLKLPEERRTAHDLSSHRVAVHAAAPCPVEVKQQMIDWWGPILHEYYGATEAVGLTLIDSPAWLRKPGSVGTALLGVLRICDDAGDEVPQGDVGLVYFEREALPFAYHNDPEKTRQAQNPKHPNWGTTGDMGYVDSDGFLFLTDRKAFMIISGGVNIYPQEIEDALTLHPSVLDLAVIGLPDEEMGEQVKAVVQPAPGVTAGPELERELMDFLRARIAHYKVPRSIDFVSELPRTETGKLQKHKLRAAYAEAAGAPV, via the coding sequence GTGTACCCCGGTCATTTCGCCGCGCTCACCCCGGACAAGCCCGCGGTCATCATGTCCGACACCGGTGAGCAGCTCACCTACGCGGAGCTCGACGAACGCTCCGCCCGGCTCGCGCGGGTGCTGCACGACGCCGGCCTGCGCCCCGGCGACGACGTCGCCCTGCTCGCCGAGAACACCCCGCGCACCTTCGAGGTCTTCTGGGCGGCGATCCGCAGCGGGCTCTACATCACCGCGATCAACCGGCACCTCAACCCCGCCGAGATCGCCTACATCCTCTCCGACTGCGGCGCGAAGGCCCTCGTGGTGTCGCAGAGGATGGGCGCGGTCGCGACGGACCTGGCCGCGGAGACGCCCGGGATCGCGGTGCGGCTGGCCTTCGGCGGTGCGGTGGACGGCCACCAGGACTACGAGGCGGCGCTCGCCGCCGTCTCCGCCGAACCGCTGCCGGATCAGCCCCGCGGCAGGGACATGCTCTACTCCTCCGGCACCACGGGGCGGCCGAAGGGCATCAAGGCGCCGCTGTCCGGCATGCAGGTCGACGAGTCGCCGGACCCGCTGCTCGCGGTGTTCGGGCCGGTCTACGGCCTCGACGCGGACACCGTGTACCTCTCTCCCGCGCCCCTCTATCACTCCGCGCCGCTGCGCTTCGGCGGCATGGTGCACTCCGTCGGCGGCACCGTCGTCGTCATGCCGAGGTTCGACGCCGCGGCCGCGCTGGCCGCGATCGAGCGCCACCGCGTGACGCACAGCCAGTGGGTGCCGACGATGTTCGTCCGGATGCTCAAGCTCCCCGAGGAGCGGCGGACGGCCCACGACCTGTCCTCGCACCGCGTCGCCGTGCACGCGGCAGCGCCGTGCCCGGTGGAGGTCAAGCAGCAGATGATCGACTGGTGGGGGCCGATCCTGCACGAGTACTACGGGGCCACCGAGGCGGTCGGCCTGACCCTGATCGACTCCCCCGCGTGGCTGCGCAAGCCGGGCTCGGTCGGCACGGCCCTGCTCGGCGTGCTCCGCATCTGCGACGACGCCGGCGACGAGGTCCCCCAGGGCGACGTCGGGCTCGTCTACTTCGAACGCGAGGCCCTGCCGTTCGCCTACCACAACGACCCGGAGAAGACCCGGCAGGCGCAGAACCCGAAGCACCCGAACTGGGGGACGACGGGCGACATGGGCTACGTCGACTCCGACGGCTTCCTCTTCCTCACCGACCGCAAGGCCTTCATGATCATCTCGGGCGGGGTCAACATCTACCCGCAGGAGATCGAGGACGCGCTGACGCTGCACCCGTCGGTCCTGGACCTGGCGGTGATCGGCCTCCCGGACGAGGAGATGGGCGAGCAGGTCAAGGCCGTCGTCCAGCCCGCACCCGGGGTGACGGCGGGGCCCGAGCTCGAGCGCGAGCTGATGGACTTCCTCCGTGCCCGGATCGCGCACTACAAGGTCCCGCGCAGCATCGACTTCGTCTCCGAGCTTCCCCGCACCGAGACCGGCAAGCTGCAGAAGCACAAGCTGCGGGCCGCCTAC
- a CDS encoding zinc-dependent alcohol dehydrogenase has protein sequence MEPTARALWLRAPGECEIRSVELPAPADDEVLVRTLFSGVSRGTEALVFRGGVPANQRGTMRAPFQEGDFPAPVKYGYLNVGVVEQGPPALLGRSVFCLYPHQTRYVVPASAVTPLPADVPAGRAVLAGTVETAVNALWDAAPLVGDRIAVVGAGMVGCSVAAVLAGFPGVDVQLVDTEPARAAVADALGVGFASPADAVGECDLVVHTSASEAGLVRALELLAPEGEVLEMSWYGDRTVALPLGEHFHSRRLTVRSSQVGMVSPARRARRTFADRLALALRLLADPRYDALVTGGSTFDELPHVMPILLGGEPSGLLHRVSYGDG, from the coding sequence GTGGAGCCCACCGCCCGAGCGCTGTGGCTGCGCGCGCCCGGTGAGTGCGAGATCCGCTCCGTCGAGCTGCCCGCGCCCGCGGACGACGAGGTGCTGGTCCGGACCCTGTTCTCGGGCGTGAGCCGGGGGACGGAGGCGCTGGTCTTCCGCGGCGGTGTCCCGGCGAACCAGCGCGGGACGATGCGGGCGCCCTTCCAGGAGGGCGACTTCCCGGCCCCGGTGAAGTACGGCTACCTCAACGTCGGCGTCGTCGAGCAGGGACCGCCCGCGCTGCTGGGCCGGAGCGTGTTCTGCCTCTACCCGCACCAGACCCGCTACGTCGTGCCGGCGAGCGCGGTGACCCCGCTGCCCGCCGACGTCCCGGCCGGCCGCGCGGTGCTGGCCGGGACCGTGGAGACGGCCGTCAACGCGCTGTGGGACGCCGCGCCGCTGGTCGGGGACCGGATCGCGGTCGTCGGGGCGGGGATGGTCGGATGCAGCGTCGCCGCCGTGCTCGCCGGGTTCCCGGGCGTCGACGTGCAGCTGGTGGACACGGAGCCGGCGCGGGCCGCGGTCGCGGACGCGTTGGGCGTCGGGTTCGCGTCGCCGGCCGACGCCGTGGGGGAGTGCGATCTCGTCGTGCACACCAGCGCGTCGGAGGCGGGGCTCGTCCGGGCGCTGGAGCTGCTCGCGCCGGAGGGCGAGGTGCTGGAGATGAGCTGGTACGGGGACCGGACGGTCGCGCTGCCGCTCGGGGAGCACTTCCACTCGCGCCGCCTGACCGTCCGCAGCAGCCAGGTCGGCATGGTGTCCCCGGCCCGGCGCGCCCGCCGCACGTTCGCCGACCGGCTCGCCCTGGCGCTCCGGCTGCTCGCCGATCCGCGGTACGACGCCCTGGTCACGGGGGGTTCCACTTTCGACGAGCTGCCCCACGTGATGCCGATCCTGCTCGGCGGTGAACCGTCGGGGCTCCTGCACCGTGTCAGCTACGGGGACGGCTGA
- a CDS encoding NADH:flavin oxidoreductase/NADH oxidase encodes MPSLFDPITLRGLTVRNRIWLAPMCQYAVEARDGVPTDWHLVHLGARATGGFGLVMTEASAVTAEGRISPQDVGIWTDEQAAAWSRIVDFLHAHGAVAGTQLAHAGRKASEFSPWRGEGSVPEADGGWGASGPSAVAYQGLAVPHELTVEEIGEVVDAFVAAARRAESAGFDVVEIHGAHGYLLHQFLSPLANRRTDAYGGSFENRVRLLLEVVDAVRAVWPEDKPLLVRLSATDWVEGGWTAEETVEVSGLLAAHGVDLVDVSSGGLDARQQIPVGPGYQVPFARDVRTKAGVATGAVGLITDPAQAQGILDDGDADVVLLARVALREPAWPLRAAHELGVPAKDAPYPPNYARGAWRS; translated from the coding sequence ATGCCGTCCCTGTTCGACCCCATCACCCTCCGCGGGCTCACCGTCCGCAACCGGATCTGGCTCGCCCCGATGTGCCAGTACGCGGTCGAGGCGCGGGACGGGGTCCCCACGGACTGGCATCTCGTGCACCTCGGTGCCCGCGCGACCGGCGGGTTCGGGCTGGTGATGACCGAGGCCTCAGCCGTCACGGCCGAGGGCCGGATCAGCCCGCAGGACGTCGGGATCTGGACCGACGAGCAGGCCGCCGCCTGGTCCCGGATCGTGGACTTCCTGCACGCCCACGGCGCGGTCGCCGGAACTCAGCTGGCGCACGCCGGGCGCAAGGCCTCGGAGTTCTCGCCCTGGCGCGGCGAGGGCTCCGTCCCGGAGGCGGACGGCGGCTGGGGCGCGTCCGGGCCGTCGGCGGTGGCGTACCAGGGCCTCGCGGTGCCGCACGAGCTGACCGTCGAGGAGATCGGCGAGGTCGTCGACGCGTTCGTGGCGGCGGCCCGGCGGGCGGAGTCGGCGGGGTTCGACGTCGTCGAGATCCACGGCGCCCATGGTTACCTGCTCCACCAGTTCCTGTCCCCGCTGGCGAACCGGCGGACGGACGCCTACGGCGGATCGTTCGAGAACCGGGTGCGGCTGCTGCTCGAGGTCGTGGACGCCGTCCGCGCGGTCTGGCCCGAGGACAAGCCGCTGCTGGTCCGGCTCTCGGCCACGGACTGGGTCGAGGGCGGCTGGACGGCGGAGGAGACCGTGGAGGTGTCCGGGCTGCTGGCCGCGCACGGCGTCGACCTCGTCGACGTCAGCTCGGGCGGGTTGGACGCCCGGCAGCAGATCCCGGTGGGCCCCGGCTACCAGGTGCCGTTCGCGCGCGACGTGCGCACGAAAGCGGGGGTGGCGACCGGTGCCGTCGGGCTGATCACGGATCCGGCGCAGGCCCAGGGCATCCTCGACGACGGGGACGCGGACGTCGTCCTGCTCGCCCGGGTCGCGCTGCGGGAGCCGGCCTGGCCGCTGCGCGCCGCGCACGAGCTGGGCGTCCCCGCGAAGGACGCGCCGTACCCGCCGAACTACGCGCGGGGCGCCTGGCGGTCCTGA
- a CDS encoding glycosyltransferase family 4 protein produces MRPVHVVLPGNVDDPALPSGGNLYDRRVCSGLAQGRPVHEIAVPGSWPLPSRASRGALRRELAAVPDRGVVLLDGLVACGVPDVIVAESTRLRLVVLVHLPLGDERGAAPELDARERETLHAAAAVVATSAWTARRLVEHHGLPAERVHVVVPGADPAPLAPGTDGVTGLLCVGSLTATKGQDLLVEALGEVAHLGWSCTVVGPLLRDPAYVTSVREAITAHGLHGRVELTGPRTGDELAAAFAAADLLVMPSRAESFGMVAVEALARGIPVLATALDGIREAVGRTSSGAVPGLLVPHEHLADGLRRWLCDDDLRDGLRAAARERRPTVPTWDSTVRLLEGVL; encoded by the coding sequence ATGCGGCCCGTGCACGTCGTCCTGCCGGGGAACGTCGACGACCCCGCGTTGCCCAGCGGCGGCAATCTCTACGACCGGCGCGTGTGCTCCGGCCTCGCGCAGGGGCGTCCGGTGCACGAGATCGCCGTACCCGGGAGCTGGCCCCTCCCGTCGCGGGCGAGCCGGGGCGCGCTGCGCCGGGAGCTGGCGGCGGTACCGGACAGGGGAGTCGTCCTGCTCGACGGGCTGGTGGCGTGCGGGGTCCCGGACGTGATCGTCGCGGAGTCCACCCGGCTGCGGCTGGTCGTCCTCGTGCACCTCCCGCTGGGCGACGAGCGCGGCGCCGCGCCCGAGCTCGACGCGCGGGAGCGGGAGACCCTGCACGCCGCGGCCGCCGTCGTCGCGACGAGTGCATGGACGGCGCGGCGGCTGGTGGAGCACCACGGGCTCCCGGCGGAGCGGGTGCACGTCGTCGTCCCCGGCGCCGACCCGGCTCCGCTCGCGCCCGGCACGGACGGCGTGACCGGGTTGCTGTGCGTCGGCTCGCTGACCGCGACGAAGGGCCAGGACCTGCTGGTCGAGGCCCTGGGGGAGGTCGCGCACCTGGGCTGGAGCTGCACCGTCGTCGGGCCGCTCCTCCGCGACCCGGCCTACGTCACCTCCGTACGGGAGGCGATCACCGCCCATGGCCTGCACGGGCGGGTCGAGCTGACCGGCCCGCGGACGGGTGACGAGCTCGCCGCGGCCTTCGCGGCCGCGGACCTGCTGGTCATGCCCTCGCGCGCCGAGTCCTTCGGGATGGTCGCAGTCGAGGCGCTGGCGCGCGGGATCCCGGTGCTCGCCACGGCGCTCGACGGCATCCGGGAGGCCGTCGGCCGCACCTCCTCCGGTGCGGTTCCGGGCCTGCTGGTCCCGCACGAGCACCTGGCCGACGGCCTGCGCCGCTGGCTCTGCGACGACGACCTCCGGGACGGCCTGCGCGCCGCGGCCCGGGAACGCAGGCCGACCGTTCCCACGTGGGACTCGACGGTCCGGCTGCTCGAGGGGGTGCTGTGA
- a CDS encoding 6-pyruvoyl trahydropterin synthase family protein yields MFSITVRDHMMVAHSFRGEVFGPAQRLHGATFVVDATFRRPDLDADNIVVDIGLATTELGAVVGALSYRNLDDEPDFAGINTSTEFLAKVVADRLADRIHAGALGEGARGIAEIAVTLHESHVASASYERPL; encoded by the coding sequence TTGTTCAGCATCACCGTCCGCGACCACATGATGGTGGCCCACAGCTTCCGCGGCGAGGTCTTCGGACCGGCGCAGCGGCTGCACGGCGCGACCTTCGTCGTCGACGCCACGTTCCGCCGCCCGGACCTGGACGCGGACAACATCGTCGTGGACATCGGCCTGGCCACCACCGAGCTCGGCGCCGTGGTGGGCGCGCTCAGCTACCGCAACCTGGACGACGAGCCGGACTTCGCCGGGATCAACACGTCCACGGAGTTCCTGGCGAAGGTCGTCGCGGACCGGCTCGCGGACCGGATCCACGCGGGCGCGCTCGGCGAGGGGGCCCGGGGGATCGCCGAGATCGCGGTGACGCTGCACGAGTCCCACGTCGCGTCGGCGAGCTACGAGCGGCCGCTGTGA